From Lolium perenne isolate Kyuss_39 chromosome 5, Kyuss_2.0, whole genome shotgun sequence, a single genomic window includes:
- the LOC127300418 gene encoding serine/threonine-protein kinase D6PK encodes MASKAAAEIVADKQCAKGVAESSDPAPSACQPQERTGGAGKSGPASPRAVPPPGDVATSSGVKEDDKGCSSVDGSLKLDDDEDAAEKSSMRGSVKDSSVSAKFSDGTSSLTKASGSTKVSGHAADFVASGKSSVYRPSAGSDVSDDSTCSSICSSASKPHKSNDSRWEAIQAVRTKEGSLGLSHFRLLKRLGCGDIGSVYLSELSGTKCYFAMKIMDKASLAGRKKLLRAQTEREILQCLDHPFLPTLYTHFETDKFSCLVMEFCPGGDLHTLRQKQPGKFFPEQAAKFYVAEVLLALEYLHMLGIIYRDLKPENVLVREDGHIMLSDFDLSLRCDVSPTLLKSSNPGVDPNLKSNPAYCVQPVCIEPACIQPACVTTTTCFSPRFFSSKSKREKKEKKAKADIASQVRPLPELVAEPTDARSMSFVGTHEYLAPEIIKGEGHGSAVDWWTFGIFLYELLYGKTPFKGSGNRATLFNVVGQPLRFPESPVVGFAARDLIRGLLIKEPQHRLAYKRGATEIKQHPFFEGVNWALIRCATPPDIPKPVEIPRPVASTSQKATPSSEKAPDSYLEFDFF; translated from the exons ATGGCTTCCAAGGCCGCTGCTGAAATAGTCGCCGACAAGCAATGCGCCAAGGGCGTCGCTGAGTCCTCTGACCCCGCGCCTTCTGCGTGCCAGCCCCAGGAGCGAACTGGCGGAGCAGGCAAATCGGGGCCTGCTTCGCCGAGAGCGGTTCCGCCGCCGGGCGATGTGGCTACGTCCAGTGGAGTCAAAGAAGACGATAAAGGCTGCAGCTCCGTTGACGGCTCCCTGAAGCTGGACGACGATGAGGACGCCGCCGAGAAGAGCTCGATGCGGGGCAGCGTCAAGGACAGCTCGGTCTCCGCCAAGTTCAGCGACGGGACGAGCAGCCTGACCAAGGCGAGCGGGAGCACCAAGGTCAGCGGCCACGCCGCCGACTTCGTCGCGAGCGGGAAGAGCAGCGTGTACCGGCCCAGCGCCGGCAGCGACGTGAGCGACGACAGCACCTGCAGCAGCATATGCAGCAGCGCCAGCAAGCCGCACAAGTCGAACGACTCGAGGTGGGAGGCCATCCAGGCCGTCCGGACCAAGGAAGGCTCGCTGGGGCTGAGCCATTTCAGGCTGCTCAAGAGGCTTGGCTGCGGCGACATCGGCAGCGTCTATTTGTCGGAGCTCAGTGGCACGAAGTGCTACTTCGCTATGAAGATTATGGACAAGGCGTCTCTAGCTGGCcgcaagaagcttctcagagcccAGACTGAGAGGGAGATTCTGCAGTGCTTGGACCATCCGTTCCTTCCAACTTTGTACACCCACTTCGAGACGGACAAATTCTCGTGCTTGGTGATGGAGTTCTGCCCTGGAGGAGACCTGCATACTCTAAGGCAGAAGCAGCCGGGGAAGTTTTTTCCTGAACAAGCTGCCAA GTTTTATGTAGCAGAGGTGCTTCTTGCTCTAGAGTACCTACACATGCTCGGTATCATATATCGGGACCTCAAGCCAGAGAATGTTCTTGTGAGAGAAGATGGCCACATTATGCTGTCGGATTTTGATTTGTCCCTCCGTTGTGATGTGAGCCCTACACTTCTTAAATCTTCCAACCCTGGTGTAGATCCTAACCTAAAGAGCAATCCAGCTTATTGTGTACAGCCCGTGTGTATTGAGCCAGCCTGTATTCAGCCCGCTTGTGTTACAACAACCACATGCTTCTCGCCTCGATTTTTCTCATCCAAGTCCAAGAGggagaagaaggaaaagaaagcaAAGGCAGACATTGCAAGTCAAGTCAGACCACTCCCTGAGCTTGTTGCAGAGCCCACCGATGCAAGGTCTATGTCATTTGTTGGCACCCATGAGTACTTGGCACCTGAGATCATAAAGGGCGAGGGGCATGGGAGCGCTGTCGACTGGTGGACCTTTGGCATATTCTTGTATGAACTTCTTTACGGAAAGACCCCGTTCAAAGGTTCAGGGAACAGGGCAACACTATTCAATGTTGTCGGACAGCCCCTCAGGTTCCCAGAATCGCCTGTTGTGGGTTTTGCGGCAAGGGATCTTATAAGAGGATTGCTCATCAAGGAGCCACAGCATCGATTGGCGTACAAGCGTGGAGCCACAGAAATAAAGCAGCACCCCTTCTTTGAAGGTGTTAACTGGGCATTGATAAGGTGTGCTACTCCTCCAGATATCCCCAAGCCAGTTGAGATCCCTCGTCCGGTAGCCTCCACAAGTCAAAAGGCAACACCATCATCCGAGAAAGCTCCAGACAGTTATCTTGAATTCGATTTCTTTTAG
- the LOC127300421 gene encoding small ribosomal subunit protein eS19: MATAAPAETAASTARTVKDVNPHAFVKAYSAHLKRSGKMELPEWVDIVKTARFKELPPYDADWYYIRAASMARKIYLRQGIGIGGFQKIYGGRQRNGSRPPHFCKSSGAVSRNILQELQKMGIVDVDPKGGRLITSQGRRDLDQVAGTVPAEF, encoded by the exons ATGGCGACCGCGGCACCAGCCGAGACCGCGGCCTCCACGGCGCGCACGGTGAAGGATGTCAACCCCCACGCCTTCGTCAAGGCCTACTCCGCCCACCTCAAGCGCTCCGGCAAG ATGGAGCTTCCGGAGTGGGTTGACATTGTCAAGACTGCAAGGTTCAAGGAGCTCCCACCCTATGATGCTGACTGGTACTACATCAGGGCTG CCTCGATGGCAAGGAAGATCTACCTGAGGCAGGGTATTGGGATCGGTGGCTTCCAGAAGATCTATGGTGGACGCCAAAGGAATGGCTCACGTCCCCCGCACTTCTGCAAGAGCAGTGGTGCTGTTTCCCGCAACATCCTCCAGGAGTTGCAGAAGATGGGCATCGTCGATGTTGACCCCAAGGG TGGAAGGCTCATCACCTCCCAGGGAAGGCGCGATCTTGACCAGGTTGCTGGAACCGTTCCTGCTGAATTCTAA